One region of Wyeomyia smithii strain HCP4-BCI-WySm-NY-G18 chromosome 3, ASM2978416v1, whole genome shotgun sequence genomic DNA includes:
- the LOC129731206 gene encoding protein Atossa isoform X2: MHSGSFISPKHPAVPVSIGIASIVLEGRPAILDESAAHSGDGASCGPGGGGGGTSDEEGGFYGATANRARRCGSIERANRDSPMLAVDCHKSFMSDAAKRINLKLQQIRSCPGTSKDIVENMVTVNAGASGSGGRGSAGTEPNDYDGYGVESFISEARNESSPLLFSAKAWSRDHIYSGFEKMKLLGAVSPIKVPPAATQPFINFSPTVNSRKKSDAGINNTPKNRSREGPHCEQFLKKIGVIKTDQNEEIEHSCSYRNEFCLRWQAYFKQLSSILTSGDAICIEVYLGPENHAILLEQWILKLKIKNSDSTMTLQSLCAAIRSQLYFSQISAWTDLIKNSLEPEIFNHPRIKKSLNTMPPSSAVDYDGSSINGETSPPILPNAKLDILFRIRNYDNTACFKETPNVHNFPDAMIAGNYVIEVCLKSLPRMERIPRITDDTDSKMDDNLVSDRIDLPCHEKGKHRCAFRDEEEDPQMVDDDLTSVAISHREKQLMKYKKRMMKREKKKKAAGQDSAEFASATAANGSVFGGTASMPVCKSPALSIPIGTHSSSSNNSNCSMPPYTSSINLIQPPLYSNCDDLYQTATYMCANGNSKATQTAIFSSMSSSGNVSTVATQTDASGCCCLCSKQQPKSEPDRAMIMSTNGDSQMQYSNDSNYIRRDYPSDDCDKNRQPGADIVVDDKQPQKQQHGDSKGLRKAELLLQAIHRTAIINDHPKQPDVAYFKNNNYYSGSYNDNNNIDSDTVKCERSECDTFTFNKNALDLGDCRLCKRQKTKHNFKLVLSEQSDSSSSSNSSPPGCRRTLSESLVGHFTIPSPLAGKNDGGNESDTNKTHAIGNFRDDQDLRNNGNDLSTALSSSTGAVESGMLTFEQLKSYRRAFSEDVIDTINLKSGPKQIVTDHNIDLLDDQEEEENDDAFQTCECSFKLAQPRRLLGFPDSRSPFVTPSCDRLQTSTPANSTGKDPLYVSCAESDCSVSTASSVSPHKKQILSYTAFTKSTTQQSKPTSPTYFNIPKINLTNVFNVSPLAREDSGFASSSSPIPIDGSVFSFTGSVDRLHMRKSNSAPTSHLSPGSLSPRFYHHSHKIQRTRHLSERSSFSERSSVGSDEQLSDDEFPFLPSDSSTTNGAGLLPLGINTLTFSPLKFGNAQRTFGKPFSKNLFKFGRLPLLGTLEESLLQRRIAPKFQVGDFKVLLGASGSFCPTQLTIPAASYFYELPGQHLTTPYVCELRLPRKGYSVPRQGTVQVTLLNPLGTVVRMFVVPYDFRDMPAMSTTFIRQRILAYDDNSKDAVGSTKNVDELSNAEQMKLLRYAIHLRFQTSRSGKLSLHTDIRLLISRRTDCDTAAAHAKNLLEAPNELKVVTIVPEYPKFSPRVDKQ, from the exons aTGCATAGTGGAAGTTTCATATCCCCCAAACACCCGGCCGTACCAGTTTCCATCGGCATCGCGTCTATCGTGCTCGAGGGTAGACCAGCAATCCTCGATGAAAGTGCCGCTCACTCTGGCGATGGTGCCAGCTGTGGACCGGGTGGGGGAGGAGGCGGTACATCGGACGAAGAAGGTGGGTTTTACGGGGCAACCGCAAACCGTGCTAGACGATGCGGCTCTATCGAAAGGGCCAACCGGGACAGTCCTATGCTAGCGGTCGACTGTCACAAGTCCTTCATGTCCGATGCAGCGAAACGAATCAACTTAAAGCTGCAGCAAATTCGATCCTGTCCCGGTACAAGCAAGGATATAGTAGAGAATATGGTGACAGTGAATGCCGGTGCATCCGGGAGCGGAGGACGCGGTAGTGCAGGAACTGAACCGAACGATTATGATGGATATGGAGTCGAGTCCTTTATCAGCGAAGCTCGAAATGAATCGAGTCCGCTTCTGTTTAGTGCCAAAGCATGGAGCAGAGACCATATTTACAGCGGATTTGAGAAGATGAAATTACTTGGTGCTGTATCACCGATCAAAGTTCCACCAGCGGCTACACAaccatttatcaatttttctccTACTGTTAATTCACGCAAAAAATCGGACGCTGGTATTAACAATACCCCTAAAAATCGTTCTCGGGAAGGTCCTCACTGTgagcagtttttgaaaaaaattggtgtCATCAAAACAGATCAAAATGAGGAAATCGAGCATAGCTGTAGTTATCGTAATGAATTC tgtCTACGCTGGCAAGCTTATTTTAAACAACTATCGTCAATTTTAACTAGCGGTGATGCAATCTGCATTGAGGTTTATCTTGGGCCCGAAAATCATGCTATCTTATTGGAACAATggatattgaaattgaaaatcaa AAACTCAGACTCAACAATGAcccttcaatcgctttgcgctgCCATACGTAGTCAATTATACTTCTCGCAAATCTCCGCCTGGACCGATCTAATCAAGAATTCGCTGGAACCAGAAATTTTCAATCATCCTCGTataaaaaaatctctgaataccATGCCACCTTCCTCAGCGGTTGATTATGATGGTAGCAGCATTAACGGTGAAACTTCTCCGCCTATACTGCCGAACGCTAAGTTGGATATACTTTTCCGCATACGAAACTACGATAACACCGCTTGTTTTAAAGAGACTCCCAATGTACACAATTTTCCCGACGCCATGATTGCTGGAAATTACGTGATTGAAGTATGTCTCAAAAGTTTACCTAGAATGGAGCGCATCCCACGGATCACCGACGATACAGACTCTAAAATGGATGATAACTTGGTCAGTGATAGGATCGATTTGCCATGTCATGAAAAGGGAAAACATCGTTGCGCTTTTCGTGACGAGGAAGAAGATCCTCAGATGGTTGATGACGATTTGACATCAGTTGCAATCAGTCATCGGGAAAAACAATTGATGAAGTACAAGAAACGCATGATGAAACgggaaaagaaaaagaaagctGCTGGTCAAGATTCAGCTGAGTTTGCATCAGCGACTGCAGCAAATGGGTCAGTATTTGGCGGGACAGCCTCGATGCCGGTGTGCAAATCCCCGGCATTGAGTATTCCAATTGGAACCCATAGTAGCAGCAGCAATAACAGCAACTGCAGTATGCCGCCATACACTTCGTCCATCAATTTGATCCAACCGCCACTGTACTCGAATTGCGATGATCTTTATCAAACGGCCACTTACATGTGTGCCAACGGCAACTCCAAAGCTACACAGACTGCCATATTTTCAAGTATGTCAAGCAGTGGTAACGTCTCAACTGTGGCTACTCAGACGGATGCAAGTGGGTGTTGCTGTCTCTGTTCCAAGCAGCAGCCAAAATCGGAGCCTGACAGAGCCATGATCATGAGCACAAATGGTGATAGTCAAATGCAATATAGTAATGATAGTAATTATATTCGTCGTGATTACCCTAGTGATGACTGTGATAAAAACCGCCAGCCAGGAGCTGATATAGTGGTTGATGATAAACAGCCCCAGAAGCAACAGCACGGTGATTCCAAGGGCCTTCGAAAGGCCGAATTGCTTCTGCAGGCCATCCACCGTACGGCCATTATCAACGACCACCCCAAGCAGCCCGACGTGGCatatttcaaaaacaataatTACTATAGTGGTAGTTACAATGATAATAACAATATCGATAGTGATACTGTGAAGTGTGAGCGAAGCGAATGTGATACTTTTACTTTCAACAAAAATGCTCTAGACTTAGGTGACTGTCGTTTATGCAAACGACAAAAAACGAAGCATAATTTTAAGTTAGTTCTCAGTGAGCAGTcggacagcagcagcagttctAACAGCAGTCCTCCTGGGTGTCGTCGAACTTTGTCAGAAAGCTTGGTTGGCCATTTTACGATTCCTTCGCCTTTGGCTGGCAAAAATGACGGTGGCAATGAGTCCGATACGAACAAAACTCACGCCATTGGCAACTTTAGAGACGATCAGGATCTGCGCAACAACGGAAATGATCTCAGCACTGCTCTCAGCAGCTCCACGGGTGCGGTCGAAAGCGGTATGCTTACTTTTGAGCAACTCAAGAGTTATCGGCGGGCTTTCTCTGAAGATGTCATTGATACAATCAACTTGAAAAGTGGACCAAAGCAAATCGTAACTGATCATAACATTGATCTCCTGGACGAtcaggaagaagaggaaaatgaTGATGCGTTTCAGACGTGTGAATGCTCG TTTAAATTGGCGCAACCGAGACGTTTGTTAGGGTTTCCAGATAGCCGGTCGCCATTTGTAACACCAAGCTGTGATCGACTTCAGACGTCAACACCCGCCAACAGTACTGGCAAAGATCCTCTCTACGTGAGTTGTGCAGAAAGTGACTGTTCCGTTAGTACGGCCAGCAGTGTCTCACCTCATAAAAAGCAAATTCTTAGTTATACAGCTTTTACCAAAAGCACTACGCAACAGAGCAAGCCAACCTCTCCGACCTATTTCAACATCCCGAAGATAAATCTCACCAACGTATTCAACGTATCTCCTTTGGCTCGTGAGGATTCAGGATTCGCGAGTAGCTCAAGCCCTATACCAATCGATGGAAGTGTGTTCAGCTTTACCGGATCTGTAGACCGTTTGCATATGCGGAAATCGAACTCGGCACCAACAAGTCATCTTTCACCCGGATCATTATCCCCTCGCTTTTATCATCACAGTCATAAAATCCAGCGCACTCGCCATCTTTCAGAGCGCAGTTCCTTTTCCGAACGATCATCGGTTGGTTCCGATGAACAATTGTCGGACGATGAGTTTCCTTTCCTGCCATCAGATTCCAGTACTACAAACGGCGCTGGTTTGCTGCCTCTTGGGATAAACACACTCACGTTTTCACCGTTGAAATTTGGCAACGCGCAACGTACTTTTGGTAAACCGTTTAGTAAGAATCTTTTCAAGTTCGGTCGGCTACCGCTGCTAGGCACGCTGGAGGAATCGTTGCTGCAACGTCGTATTGCTCCAAAGTTCCAAGTAGGTGACTTCAAGGTGCTGCTAGGCGCGTCAGGGAGCTTTTGTCCGACTCAACTAACTATTCCGGCTGCATCATATTTTTATGAATTGCCGGGACAGCATCTCACCACACCTTATGTG TGTGAACTACGTCTTCCAAGGAAAGGTTACTCAGTTCCGCGTCAGGGAACGGTCCAGGTCACGCTACTCAACCCGTTGGGAACTGTCGTTAGAATGTTCGTTGTGCCGTATGATTTCCGAGATATGCCAGCGATGTCGACTACATTCATCCGCCAGCGTATACTTGCATACGATGACAACAGCAAGGATGCGGTCGGATCTACGAAAAACGTTGATGAGCTCAGCAATGCCGAGCAAATGAAACTACTGCGATATGCTATTCACTTaag ATTCCAGACATCGCGTTCCGGTAAGTTGTCACTGCATACTGACATTCGACTGTTGATTTCCCGACGCACTGACTGTGATACTGCGGCAGCCCATGCGAAAAATCTGCTGGAGGCACCAAACGAGCTGAAGGTGGTCACAATCGTCCCGGAATATCCCAAATTCAGCCCTAGGGTGGATAAGCAGTAG
- the LOC129731206 gene encoding protein Atossa isoform X1 produces MLIYDQSSCGIIIPVKMHSGSFISPKHPAVPVSIGIASIVLEGRPAILDESAAHSGDGASCGPGGGGGGTSDEEGGFYGATANRARRCGSIERANRDSPMLAVDCHKSFMSDAAKRINLKLQQIRSCPGTSKDIVENMVTVNAGASGSGGRGSAGTEPNDYDGYGVESFISEARNESSPLLFSAKAWSRDHIYSGFEKMKLLGAVSPIKVPPAATQPFINFSPTVNSRKKSDAGINNTPKNRSREGPHCEQFLKKIGVIKTDQNEEIEHSCSYRNEFCLRWQAYFKQLSSILTSGDAICIEVYLGPENHAILLEQWILKLKIKNSDSTMTLQSLCAAIRSQLYFSQISAWTDLIKNSLEPEIFNHPRIKKSLNTMPPSSAVDYDGSSINGETSPPILPNAKLDILFRIRNYDNTACFKETPNVHNFPDAMIAGNYVIEVCLKSLPRMERIPRITDDTDSKMDDNLVSDRIDLPCHEKGKHRCAFRDEEEDPQMVDDDLTSVAISHREKQLMKYKKRMMKREKKKKAAGQDSAEFASATAANGSVFGGTASMPVCKSPALSIPIGTHSSSSNNSNCSMPPYTSSINLIQPPLYSNCDDLYQTATYMCANGNSKATQTAIFSSMSSSGNVSTVATQTDASGCCCLCSKQQPKSEPDRAMIMSTNGDSQMQYSNDSNYIRRDYPSDDCDKNRQPGADIVVDDKQPQKQQHGDSKGLRKAELLLQAIHRTAIINDHPKQPDVAYFKNNNYYSGSYNDNNNIDSDTVKCERSECDTFTFNKNALDLGDCRLCKRQKTKHNFKLVLSEQSDSSSSSNSSPPGCRRTLSESLVGHFTIPSPLAGKNDGGNESDTNKTHAIGNFRDDQDLRNNGNDLSTALSSSTGAVESGMLTFEQLKSYRRAFSEDVIDTINLKSGPKQIVTDHNIDLLDDQEEEENDDAFQTCECSFKLAQPRRLLGFPDSRSPFVTPSCDRLQTSTPANSTGKDPLYVSCAESDCSVSTASSVSPHKKQILSYTAFTKSTTQQSKPTSPTYFNIPKINLTNVFNVSPLAREDSGFASSSSPIPIDGSVFSFTGSVDRLHMRKSNSAPTSHLSPGSLSPRFYHHSHKIQRTRHLSERSSFSERSSVGSDEQLSDDEFPFLPSDSSTTNGAGLLPLGINTLTFSPLKFGNAQRTFGKPFSKNLFKFGRLPLLGTLEESLLQRRIAPKFQVGDFKVLLGASGSFCPTQLTIPAASYFYELPGQHLTTPYVCELRLPRKGYSVPRQGTVQVTLLNPLGTVVRMFVVPYDFRDMPAMSTTFIRQRILAYDDNSKDAVGSTKNVDELSNAEQMKLLRYAIHLRFQTSRSGKLSLHTDIRLLISRRTDCDTAAAHAKNLLEAPNELKVVTIVPEYPKFSPRVDKQ; encoded by the exons ATGCTAATTTACGACCAGTCTTCTTGTGGAATAATCATTCCAGTCAAG aTGCATAGTGGAAGTTTCATATCCCCCAAACACCCGGCCGTACCAGTTTCCATCGGCATCGCGTCTATCGTGCTCGAGGGTAGACCAGCAATCCTCGATGAAAGTGCCGCTCACTCTGGCGATGGTGCCAGCTGTGGACCGGGTGGGGGAGGAGGCGGTACATCGGACGAAGAAGGTGGGTTTTACGGGGCAACCGCAAACCGTGCTAGACGATGCGGCTCTATCGAAAGGGCCAACCGGGACAGTCCTATGCTAGCGGTCGACTGTCACAAGTCCTTCATGTCCGATGCAGCGAAACGAATCAACTTAAAGCTGCAGCAAATTCGATCCTGTCCCGGTACAAGCAAGGATATAGTAGAGAATATGGTGACAGTGAATGCCGGTGCATCCGGGAGCGGAGGACGCGGTAGTGCAGGAACTGAACCGAACGATTATGATGGATATGGAGTCGAGTCCTTTATCAGCGAAGCTCGAAATGAATCGAGTCCGCTTCTGTTTAGTGCCAAAGCATGGAGCAGAGACCATATTTACAGCGGATTTGAGAAGATGAAATTACTTGGTGCTGTATCACCGATCAAAGTTCCACCAGCGGCTACACAaccatttatcaatttttctccTACTGTTAATTCACGCAAAAAATCGGACGCTGGTATTAACAATACCCCTAAAAATCGTTCTCGGGAAGGTCCTCACTGTgagcagtttttgaaaaaaattggtgtCATCAAAACAGATCAAAATGAGGAAATCGAGCATAGCTGTAGTTATCGTAATGAATTC tgtCTACGCTGGCAAGCTTATTTTAAACAACTATCGTCAATTTTAACTAGCGGTGATGCAATCTGCATTGAGGTTTATCTTGGGCCCGAAAATCATGCTATCTTATTGGAACAATggatattgaaattgaaaatcaa AAACTCAGACTCAACAATGAcccttcaatcgctttgcgctgCCATACGTAGTCAATTATACTTCTCGCAAATCTCCGCCTGGACCGATCTAATCAAGAATTCGCTGGAACCAGAAATTTTCAATCATCCTCGTataaaaaaatctctgaataccATGCCACCTTCCTCAGCGGTTGATTATGATGGTAGCAGCATTAACGGTGAAACTTCTCCGCCTATACTGCCGAACGCTAAGTTGGATATACTTTTCCGCATACGAAACTACGATAACACCGCTTGTTTTAAAGAGACTCCCAATGTACACAATTTTCCCGACGCCATGATTGCTGGAAATTACGTGATTGAAGTATGTCTCAAAAGTTTACCTAGAATGGAGCGCATCCCACGGATCACCGACGATACAGACTCTAAAATGGATGATAACTTGGTCAGTGATAGGATCGATTTGCCATGTCATGAAAAGGGAAAACATCGTTGCGCTTTTCGTGACGAGGAAGAAGATCCTCAGATGGTTGATGACGATTTGACATCAGTTGCAATCAGTCATCGGGAAAAACAATTGATGAAGTACAAGAAACGCATGATGAAACgggaaaagaaaaagaaagctGCTGGTCAAGATTCAGCTGAGTTTGCATCAGCGACTGCAGCAAATGGGTCAGTATTTGGCGGGACAGCCTCGATGCCGGTGTGCAAATCCCCGGCATTGAGTATTCCAATTGGAACCCATAGTAGCAGCAGCAATAACAGCAACTGCAGTATGCCGCCATACACTTCGTCCATCAATTTGATCCAACCGCCACTGTACTCGAATTGCGATGATCTTTATCAAACGGCCACTTACATGTGTGCCAACGGCAACTCCAAAGCTACACAGACTGCCATATTTTCAAGTATGTCAAGCAGTGGTAACGTCTCAACTGTGGCTACTCAGACGGATGCAAGTGGGTGTTGCTGTCTCTGTTCCAAGCAGCAGCCAAAATCGGAGCCTGACAGAGCCATGATCATGAGCACAAATGGTGATAGTCAAATGCAATATAGTAATGATAGTAATTATATTCGTCGTGATTACCCTAGTGATGACTGTGATAAAAACCGCCAGCCAGGAGCTGATATAGTGGTTGATGATAAACAGCCCCAGAAGCAACAGCACGGTGATTCCAAGGGCCTTCGAAAGGCCGAATTGCTTCTGCAGGCCATCCACCGTACGGCCATTATCAACGACCACCCCAAGCAGCCCGACGTGGCatatttcaaaaacaataatTACTATAGTGGTAGTTACAATGATAATAACAATATCGATAGTGATACTGTGAAGTGTGAGCGAAGCGAATGTGATACTTTTACTTTCAACAAAAATGCTCTAGACTTAGGTGACTGTCGTTTATGCAAACGACAAAAAACGAAGCATAATTTTAAGTTAGTTCTCAGTGAGCAGTcggacagcagcagcagttctAACAGCAGTCCTCCTGGGTGTCGTCGAACTTTGTCAGAAAGCTTGGTTGGCCATTTTACGATTCCTTCGCCTTTGGCTGGCAAAAATGACGGTGGCAATGAGTCCGATACGAACAAAACTCACGCCATTGGCAACTTTAGAGACGATCAGGATCTGCGCAACAACGGAAATGATCTCAGCACTGCTCTCAGCAGCTCCACGGGTGCGGTCGAAAGCGGTATGCTTACTTTTGAGCAACTCAAGAGTTATCGGCGGGCTTTCTCTGAAGATGTCATTGATACAATCAACTTGAAAAGTGGACCAAAGCAAATCGTAACTGATCATAACATTGATCTCCTGGACGAtcaggaagaagaggaaaatgaTGATGCGTTTCAGACGTGTGAATGCTCG TTTAAATTGGCGCAACCGAGACGTTTGTTAGGGTTTCCAGATAGCCGGTCGCCATTTGTAACACCAAGCTGTGATCGACTTCAGACGTCAACACCCGCCAACAGTACTGGCAAAGATCCTCTCTACGTGAGTTGTGCAGAAAGTGACTGTTCCGTTAGTACGGCCAGCAGTGTCTCACCTCATAAAAAGCAAATTCTTAGTTATACAGCTTTTACCAAAAGCACTACGCAACAGAGCAAGCCAACCTCTCCGACCTATTTCAACATCCCGAAGATAAATCTCACCAACGTATTCAACGTATCTCCTTTGGCTCGTGAGGATTCAGGATTCGCGAGTAGCTCAAGCCCTATACCAATCGATGGAAGTGTGTTCAGCTTTACCGGATCTGTAGACCGTTTGCATATGCGGAAATCGAACTCGGCACCAACAAGTCATCTTTCACCCGGATCATTATCCCCTCGCTTTTATCATCACAGTCATAAAATCCAGCGCACTCGCCATCTTTCAGAGCGCAGTTCCTTTTCCGAACGATCATCGGTTGGTTCCGATGAACAATTGTCGGACGATGAGTTTCCTTTCCTGCCATCAGATTCCAGTACTACAAACGGCGCTGGTTTGCTGCCTCTTGGGATAAACACACTCACGTTTTCACCGTTGAAATTTGGCAACGCGCAACGTACTTTTGGTAAACCGTTTAGTAAGAATCTTTTCAAGTTCGGTCGGCTACCGCTGCTAGGCACGCTGGAGGAATCGTTGCTGCAACGTCGTATTGCTCCAAAGTTCCAAGTAGGTGACTTCAAGGTGCTGCTAGGCGCGTCAGGGAGCTTTTGTCCGACTCAACTAACTATTCCGGCTGCATCATATTTTTATGAATTGCCGGGACAGCATCTCACCACACCTTATGTG TGTGAACTACGTCTTCCAAGGAAAGGTTACTCAGTTCCGCGTCAGGGAACGGTCCAGGTCACGCTACTCAACCCGTTGGGAACTGTCGTTAGAATGTTCGTTGTGCCGTATGATTTCCGAGATATGCCAGCGATGTCGACTACATTCATCCGCCAGCGTATACTTGCATACGATGACAACAGCAAGGATGCGGTCGGATCTACGAAAAACGTTGATGAGCTCAGCAATGCCGAGCAAATGAAACTACTGCGATATGCTATTCACTTaag ATTCCAGACATCGCGTTCCGGTAAGTTGTCACTGCATACTGACATTCGACTGTTGATTTCCCGACGCACTGACTGTGATACTGCGGCAGCCCATGCGAAAAATCTGCTGGAGGCACCAAACGAGCTGAAGGTGGTCACAATCGTCCCGGAATATCCCAAATTCAGCCCTAGGGTGGATAAGCAGTAG